The segment AGATTGTCTGAACTGTTCAGGTTCGGCGTCATGGAACTCCCAATTATTCAAAGTGTAATTTGCTGATATCACAAGCCCGGAAAACTAAAGCCGGCTTTTGACTAAACTCCGCGTTTTTCAGGAGACCAAATATACTTATGCAGTTGCAATTGCAACCTCGCAGATGAATTTTTTTGCAAAATAGTTTCTGCCAACCAGCGTTCAGCAATTTGGCCGTATGATGGGCTGTATAAAACCACATATTTTTCAAATAAATCATGTTGACGACAGAATTCTTCTGACCACTCGAAGTCTTTTTCAGAACAAATGACAAACTTGAATTCCGTGCTAGGAGCAGCGAAGCGGAGATTGTCCATCAAGAAAGAATCTGCAGCGCCACTGTCGGGAGTTTTCACATCGAGAATGACTTTCACTCGTGAGTCCACGTGCTCAATGCTCTTTGAGCCGCTGGTTTCTAGCGAAACAATATGGTTGTCGTCGCACAAAGTTTTCATCAAGGTGTGCACGGGCTTTTGCAGCAACGGTTCACCGCCGGTGATGCAAACATATTTTGTTTTGTGCGATTTAATTTCCTTGATGATGTCATCGAGAGACTGATTCTCACCTTCGTAGTAAGAATATTTGGTGTCGCAATAAGTGCAGCGAAGATTGCACGCAGTGGTTCTGACAAAGACCGTTGGGTTGCCTACGTAAGTGGTTTCACCCTGAATACTATAGAAAATTTCATTTAGTTTAAGCTGACTTTTTAGCATGTTCCAGACCCTTGTCGTGACTCTATGTACCCAGACCATATCCTTAGGTCAAGGCCAGCTCCCCAAAGCTTTCCCTATTGTAATATGTCCTGTAAATTTTTGTAATGAACCTCATTTTAAAAAAATTCCGTCATGACATTCTCGCCATCTCTTTTCTTGGACTTGCCTGCTTCTTGGGTCTGGCGCTTGCTGGTTTTAACCCGATGGATCCTTCTCTCAACTCTCTGGGACAAGGGCTAAAAGCAACGAATCATTGCGGAATCGTGGGGAGCTTTCTTTCGGACCTTCTTTTTCAATTTTTCGGCCTGACCTCGTGGCTTTTGGTGGCGGGCTTTTTAAAGCTCGCGTATGCGGGTTTCCGTCGCGAGGACGTGGATCTGAAGAACATTCGCTTTATTTGGGGCTTGTTACTTATCATCAACTTATCGAGCCTGTTGTCTCTGTACATGCCAGATAAGAAGATTTTTGCGAACCAGATCTATCTCGGCGGCCTTTTGGGTTTAGGCGTGTCCCAGGCCCTTTTGCGCGCGTTTAACTACGCGGGCGTTCAGGTGGTTCTTTGGAGTCTTTCTGCGGTGCTCGTGGTGTTCTATTCAGAAAAAACCGTGAAGGAGCTTGTTCGCCTGCCTGTCGAGGTTTGGGAAGCTTTTTCTGAGTGGGGCGTAATCGCCCGCATCCAAAAAATGTTTATATCCTCTACGCCTAAGAAAAAAGCCAAGAAATCCACAGAACCTGCCGCCAGCAAGGGTTTCTTCAGCATGAAGGGCGAAGAGTTTGTGGAAAAGTCTGAGGAAAAGTCGTCACCTATTCCGGATTTATCTGCCGCTAAGCAACTTCGTCTCGAGGAAGAAGAAGAGGACGAGGAAGTCGATGATGCGGACGAGAGCGATGAGGACAACGAGATTCCGGTGTCAAAAGCGCCAGCGAAGCGTAAAGTCGTTCTGAAGGCACGTGTTCCTCAAAAAGTCGCCAACTGGCAGATGCCGAAGCTTTCTTTACTCGAAGACCCTCCTGCAACACGCATTAAGGTCGACGAGAAAGAAATTCGCAGAAAAGCGGATTTGCTTGTGGATAAGTTGAAGCAATTCAATGTCGAAGGCCAAATCGTTGCCGTAAAACCGGGGCCTGCGGTTACCATGTTCGAATTTAAACCGAATGCCGATGTGAAGCTCAGTAAGATCACCGAGCTTGCCGACGACTTGTCGTTGGCCCTCAGCAGTGAGTCTTTGCGGATCATTGCTCCGATCCCGGGCCGCGATGTGGTTGGTATTGAAACATCGAATGCACAACGTGAGACCGTGTATCTGAAAGACATGTTGGCTGAAGATACATTCTGGTCTGAAGATTTGAAGCTACCGATTGCTTTGGGTAAGCAAGCCAATGGTGACCCGAAGATCGTTGATCTTCGCAAGATGCCGCACTTGCTTGTTGCCGGCACGACGGGTTCTGGTAAATCGGTATTCACTGTTTCTTCGATTACAGGAATGTTGTTTAAGCACTCCCCTAAAACTTTGCGTCTGATTTTGGTCGATCCAAAACAAGTGGATTTGGCGGCGTTCTCGCAAGTGCCTCACTTGATCATGCCGCCGGTGACGGATCCGAAGAAAGCCGTGTCGGCACTTCGTTGGGCTGTGAAAGAAATGGAAAAGCGCAACAAATCGATGTCGAAGTTCGGCGCGCGTAAGCTCGAAGAATTCAACGAGATGGTTGCGAACATGCCGGCTGATAAAATCGCTGAGCATCAGAAATTTAATGAAGAACTTGAAAATCAAGGCATCGCAAAACTGGAACAGTACTACTACACTCCGCAGCCGTACATCGTCATCGTGGTGGAAGAGTTCGCGGACTTGATGGCGGTTGACAAAGTGAATGTGGAACAGACGATCATCCGCCTCGCGCAAATGGCTCGTGCGTGCGGTATTCACTTGATGCTTGCAATGCAATCGCCGCGCAAAGAAGTTGTGACCGGTTTGATTAAGACAAATATTCCTGGCCGTATCAGTTTCAAAGTTGCCGGAAAAATGGATTCGCGAATTATTTTGGATGAGATGGGGGCGGAACGTTTGCTTGCAAATGGTGACATGCTCTTCCTCGCTCCGGGTGTAGCAAAACCAATGCGTCACCATGGTCCATTCTTGAAAGATCAGGAAATCAACGGCGTTGCAAAATTCTGGTCAGATCAAGCAGAACCAGAATTTGATCCGCTCGCGATGAAAGCACTTGATGGTTTCGCAGGTGGCGGTGGTGGTGATGGAGATTTCGCCGGCGCGAGTGGCGACGGTTTTGATGATCAAGAGTACGACGAACGCTATGACGAAATTCTTTCTTGGGCTGCGGACCAAAAAGAAGTCAGCGCGTCGCTCATACAAAGGAAGTTCCGCCTTGGCTATCCTCGAGCTGCGAGAATTATTGAAATTTTCGAAAAAGAGGGCGTTGTGGGGCCGGCCAACGGCAGCAAGCCGCGTCAAGTTCTTGTGAATAGTTTGAGAGATTAGCCTCTCAAACTTGACTCCGTTTCTGAACATGATCTGATTGTAATCCTTAAACAACTAGTTCAAGGAGGACATCAATGTTTAAAGCAATCATCGCGGCTCTTGGTTTGGCAGTAACTGTTCAAGCTCACGCTGCTCCATCAGTTTTCGACGTAGTAAGAAATATTCAACAAGCTGCCATCATGGACCAAGCTCACACTCAAGGTTTGGACTGGAAAGTTGGCGATTCAAACTCATACACATTGGACATGGGCTTCATCAAAGGCTCTATGGTTATGACTATGAGACAAATCGCTGCTGATGGTTACTGGTTGGATCAAGATATGGACATGGGCTTCGCTGGAAAACAAAAAGCTCAAATGCTTTTGGATCCAAATACTGGCGAAATCAAAAGAATGGTTGTTAACGGTCAAGACCAACAAATTCCAAAACAAAACGTAGAAATCGTTGAAGTTGTTGAAGACCACATCACTGTTCCAGCTGGCTCTTTCGATTGCATCCACGCACGTATCAAAGACAAAGATACTAACCAAGAAACTAACGCTTGGATCAACCCACAACTCATCCCACTTTCTGGTATGTTGAAAACAATCCAACCGAGCCAATTCGGTCAAGTGACTGTTGAGTTGAAATCTTTCGTTAAAAACTAATGAATTTGATTTCAGTAAGAAGAGCTGCACTATTTTGTGCGGCTCTTTTCTTTTTTCAGGGTTCTATTTCAGTTTCCGCTGAGAACAAGTCTAAAAAAGCGGAGACCTCCAAAGATATTATCGAAAAAGCTTATAATCTAAGTCTGCAAAAAGACCGCTCTCAGGCGATCAATATCCTCGTTAATGCTATCAAGCAGGAAAATGCTCGCAAAGGAGACACGACGGAGCTGAAAAAAGCTTTGCAACAGGTGTCTTACTTATTTTATTCCGATCGCGCCCAACAGGCTTATGAGCTGGCCCTCTCTCTACGCCGAACGGATCCAGGTCAAGCGCTTCAGAAAATGAATGAGGCTGTTAGGATCGAAAGCGATAACCTGACTCTGTTTAATGAAATGCAAAGAATGATTTTGATCAAAGGTGATTGTTCAGGTGGCTTGGAGAACATCTCCAAAGAGCGTCTGCAGGATCCTTTTGATGAAAACCTGATTCTCTTGCAAGCCCAGGCCCAAGGGTGTTTGAACCAGTGGGAAGAGTATAAAAAGACCCGTGACCTTTTCGATGCAAAAAAATCCACTTTGGCTAAGTTCTGGCAGGCGCTTGAAATAGAGCTCGCTTTCTATGAAAAGAGTCCCGCTCGTGCCAAAGACATGATCGCGGCCTTGCAAAAGCTCGACGAGAAGTATCCAGAGCTCCATTATTGGCAATGGCGCGTTGCAAGCGGCTCGGACAGGCCACCGCTGGCACAAAAGTACATCAAAGAATGTAAAAACATGTCGGCAACTCTTTACAGACAGTATATGACAGACGTGAATCTCTGTCGTAGAGTAGCCGAAGTTGAGGCCGCTGCAAAAAGCACAAATGGAACCAATGAATAAAGCACTTTTAGCAACAATCATTGTTTTTGGAATCACCGCCTGCGGGGTGAAAGGGAAACCTTTGCCGCCACTGGAGCCACCATCCATTGGGATTGGTGAGCCTGTTCTCAACAAAAAAGACGAAAAGAAAAATTATCAGAAAAGGTGATGTGAATGGCTTTCTTGCCAATTCCCCTTGTGAAAATGTCTGGTGCTGGAAACACGTTTGTTTTGGTTGATGCCACAAGCAGATCGACTTGGCTCGATATTGAAAGCAAACTGCGTATTAAGCGCGTTCCATTTGTTAAAATGATTTGCGACAGAACTCTTGGCGTCAGTGCTGATGGTGTCTTGTTTCTGCAAGATGGTGTGGATGGCAATGACTACACCTGGGACTTCTACAATGCCGATGGTTCAACGGCTGATATGTGTGGCAACGCGGCTCGCTGCTCGGCTTTGTATGTGAATGAATACCTGAGTGCGGCCGTGACCGGTACTTATAAGTTTAAAACCGGTGCCGGCCAAGTGGTCGCACAAGTTCTAGGCGATGAGCGTGTTCGAGTCTTGATGCCTCCGGTGAAAAGTTATCAGGAGTTTAAGACGCTTGAAATTGATGGACATCCCCATACATTTTCTTATGTGAATTCAGGCGTTCCACATTTGGTAATGCAGCTTGCGAACTACAAGCACGCTGCGGACTTAAAAGAGATGGCCCGCAAAGCTCGTCATCATAAAGACCTTGGTGCGGAAGGTGCGAATGTCACTTTCTATGTGCGTGAGAAAGATAATTTGATCAAAGCGGTGACCTTTGAGCGCGGAGTTGAGGACTACACTCAAGCTTGTGGAACAGGTGCCGTTGCGGCCGCCTATGTCGAGTTTATGAAATCCAAAGTTCGCAATATTGATGTCCATATGCCGGGCGGAATTTTATTTGTGCAATTTCCTGAAGAGGGAAACCATCCATTGATGACCGGTGAAGCGGTCTTCGTGATGGAGTTCCAATATTTCTATGAGGTGGTCGGATGAAAAACTTCAAATCTACAATAACAGCTCTTATCACCCCTTTCAGCAACGGCGCCGTTGACTTTGCCTCGCTGGAAAAGCTCATTCGTCATCAAATTCAAAACGGTGTCGAAGGCTTTGTGATTAACGGCACAACGGCCGAGAGCCCAACTTTGACTGACAAAGAGGTCGAAGAGATTTTTAAAGCAGCACGTTCTGTCGTAGGCCCACAGTTTCCGCTCATTATGGGAACGGGCTCTAACAGCACGGCAAAAACAGAAGAGGCCTCTGAGAAAGCCGAAGCATTAGGTGCTGATGCGGTTTTGGTCGTTGTTCCTTATTACAACAAACCACCGCAGCGCGGATTGGTTCAGCACTTCTCAGAGGTAGCGAAGTCTGTCAGCATTCCTGTGATTTTATATAATGTTCCAGGTCGCACGATTACAGCATTGTCTGCGGATAGCATTCGCGAACTGAGCCAGGTTCAAAATATTATTGGCATTAAAGAGGCTTCCGGGAATATTGAATTTGCCTCTGAGATTATTCGTAAAACAAGCCCTGAGTTTGTGATGCTGTCTGGTGATGACGGTACTTATGTCGATTTCTTGCAAGCCGGTGGCCATGGCGTAATCTCGGTCGCAAGTCATGTCATCCCTCGCGAGATGCTGAACTGGAAGAAGCTTGTTAAGAGCGGAAAATATGACGAAGCGAATGCAGACTTGAAAAAGCATATGGCTTTGATCAATCACCTATTTGTTGAAGCAAATCCAATTCCGGTGAAGATGGCCCTATATTTTATGGGCTTGATTAAGTCCCCTGAGTTGCGCTTGCCACTCGTTCAGATGTCTGAAGACCTTGCGCAAAAAATGAAGCAAGAAATGAAATCCCTGGGAGTTATCTAGAATGAAGCAGAAGTTGAAAGTGGGATTGGTCGGCGCCAGTGGCCGCATGGGACAAGAGATCACTGAGATTTTGAAAACAAAACCGGATCTCGAACTTCATCTTGCGGTTTGCAGATCAGCTTCTTTGGCTGAATTTGCCTACACGCGCGCTACACCAAGTTGTCCAGAGGCAAAAGAAGTCGACATCTGGATTGATTTCTCAAGCCCGGAGCTTTTGAAAAAACTTTTAACGGTTGCTTCGAAAAATAAAACACCGGTAGTTTCTGGAACAACAGGGCTGACTCCTGCTGATCAGGCGGCTTTGAAGCGAGCTGCGAAGAATATTCCGGTGCTTTGGGCCTCAAATATGAGTTTAGGCGTTGCGGTTGTGACGGAAGCGCTGAAGGTTTTTTCTCGTATCAGCAACTTTGATTTCCAAATCGAAGAGTTTCACCACAATCGTAAAAAAGATGCACCCAGCGGAACAGCAAAGAGTTTACAAGAAAGCCTCGAAAAAGCCGTTGGCCGCAAACTGCCTGCCCCCCTTTCTATTCGTGGTGGTGGCATTTTCGGAATCCACAAAATTCACGCGATGGCCGAAGAAGAGCATATTGTGTTTGAGCATATGGCCTTAAATCGAGCTGTTTTTGCTCGTGGTGCGGTGGAAGCCGCCCAATGGTTGTGTTCGAAGAAAAAAGGCTTCTACAGCATGCGCGATGTTCTTTACAATAATGGCTGATGAAAGTTTTCAATCACCAGACGTTGGTTCACATTGTTACTGACTTAGTCGGCGGCACTCCCGTTGCGCAAAGTCTCGTCACTGAAATGGGGAAGATCGGCGAAATTACCGCCGTTTCATCCGTTTATAAGCGCTACCTCAGCAATAGCCGTGTGGACCTCAATGCAAATATTGAAGCGGTCGTGCGCTTAGCGACGGATTGCGAAGTGGACGAGCTTCTGTGGTATTTCAAGCAGTACGTGAAAGACAAAAAGGCATCATTGAACCTCCTGTCTTACGATGACTTGGTGGTTTTGTCACCGCAGCTCACCTTGCCACACCCGAGCCTCCATACGGACTTCCTTATTGTTCGCTGTGCTTCCGAAGCATGGACGCAGTTTGAACACCCGATTATTCAGAAAACGCTGAGTGAAATCACTTCTTTGACCTTTCCTGCTATGGATGCTGAGTTTTTCATGCAAGGCAAAAGCTTGGTTGCTTTTTAATATCAGCAGACGTACAAAAAAGGGAATTGGAGGAGACTATGAAGTTCTTTATCGACACGGCTGAAATCGAAGAAATCAGACAAGCTAACCTGCGTGGTTGGGTAGATGGTGTAACAACTAATCCATCTTTGATTGCTAAATCTGGAAAGGATTTCTTCACCGTTATTAAAGAAATTTGCAAAGAAGTTTCTGGTCCCGTTTCCGCAGAGGTTATCAGCCTGAAAGCGGATGAGATGGTTCGCGAAGGCTTGGAGCTTGCGAAGCTTGCCAGCAATGTTGTTGTGAAAATTCCTATGTGCGAAGACGGCATGATTGCTGTTAAGAAATTAAAAGCTGAAGGCATCAAGACCAACGTCACGTTAGTGTTCTCGCCAATGCAAGCGTTGCTAGCTGCTAAAGCTGGCGCGACAATGGTTTCTCCGTTCGTAGGTCGTCTTGATGATATTGGTGTCGAAGGCATGCAGATGGTTAATCAGGTTATTCAAATGTACCAAAACTACGACTTTGATACTGAAGTTCTCGTAGCAAGTGTGCGTAGCCCGATGCATATCCAAATCGCGGCTGAAATGGGCGCTGATATCGCGACCATTCCATTCAAAGTTATGCAGCAAATGACTCATCATCCGCTTACAGACAAAGGTATTAAGATGTTTATGGATGATTGGGCGAAGGCTAAGAAGTAATCCATGAAAAAGGTCTGGGTATCGTCGTTGCTATCGCTTTTAGTCTTCGCGGGTTGTCAAACCAGCGGAGTCTATTTGCGTGAGACGCCATTAAACGTGAGCGATACCCGCAAGGCCGTTGTTTCCGTCATTGGCCAACCTCGTTTGACGAGTGAAAACGGCCGTGAACTCCTCTCTAAGTACTACGATCGTAAAGGAAATTCCGACGATCAGATGAAAACGGCTCGTGAGCGCCTCACGACGCATGTTACGATCCTTGGCGACCGCCGCCCTTACGACATCCAGATCGAAGTCGTGGTCGAGATCCGCGATAAAGAAGGCGTCTATCAGATCGTCGAGCGCGATGACGCTCGTGCTGAAAAAATCGCAAAAGACATCCAAAAAGCTCTTGTCCAAAGTCGCGACAACCGCAACATCATTGACGATTTCAAGCCCTACTAAATATCATTAAAGAATAGTCAAATATGGATATTTGACAGGGGTTTATAGTTTGATTGGTAAGGCGCTAGTTCTGCCTACTCTTATGTTCGCACTCGTTTCGATTCTTCCTGTGACCGCGGGAAAATTGAAGTTCGTTCCTATTTATAAAACCCTTACGATTAAAGCGAACAAAAAACTTCCTCCGCACATTGCCTATATGGATAGTCATTTCGAATCTCAAGATAATGAGTGGAATGATCTCGAGAAAAAAACAAAGCAGCCAATCGGTGTTGGCTTGAACGAGGTGGGCGTGCAAGGTCCTTACGTGCTGACGCAAAAACGTGCGCTCGAAGGATTCACTATTCATAAGAGTGTTGAGACTGTTGCTCTGAACACTTCCGGCGTTTACAAAACGAGCGCTCAAGCTGTTCAAGAAAACGAAGGACCGCAGTGGTTGAAAAATATCGTGCGTGAGCCGGCAGCTTTGGGTAAAGCTCCTGCTGTGCAAGAAGAGCGTCCGCAAAACATGATGGCGGCAAAACGCGTGACAGGTCCGATTGAATTGACTCAAGGACTTGCGGTTACCAATGAGCATCACATCGAAATTCGTCGCAGTGATGAGGGCGTCTTTCGTGAAATGGGTCAAGTTGATCTAATGAAAGGCTCTTACAGCATCGATATCGATGAGGCGACCGGCGCCATAGTTGCAAGACTGCTTGATAAATCCGGCATTGTTCTTGGTGAGGGTAGCATTCGCTTGAGCAAGCTTCAAGTGGGTGAAGGCCGTTTGATCTATGGTCCGCGTCTTGAAATCTCTCCGAGCCCGACTTGGACAGGAAAAGTCTCTTACTACTATCCAAATACTAAGAAAACAGCGGCCCCTCCCTATGTCACAACATTCGGTGGTCAAAACCAAGTTGTTGTGAACCAAAAGGGCGAAATCAGTTTGGATAATGTTTCTAAGAACTCAACGACGATTGTTCGTGCTGAAGCTGAAGACTATATGCCAGCAAGCAAGATCATGGTTGCAGG is part of the Bdellovibrionales bacterium genome and harbors:
- a CDS encoding radical SAM protein; translation: MLKSQLKLNEIFYSIQGETTYVGNPTVFVRTTACNLRCTYCDTKYSYYEGENQSLDDIIKEIKSHKTKYVCITGGEPLLQKPVHTLMKTLCDDNHIVSLETSGSKSIEHVDSRVKVILDVKTPDSGAADSFLMDNLRFAAPSTEFKFVICSEKDFEWSEEFCRQHDLFEKYVVLYSPSYGQIAERWLAETILQKNSSARLQLQLHKYIWSPEKRGV
- a CDS encoding DNA translocase FtsK 4TM domain-containing protein codes for the protein MNLILKKFRHDILAISFLGLACFLGLALAGFNPMDPSLNSLGQGLKATNHCGIVGSFLSDLLFQFFGLTSWLLVAGFLKLAYAGFRREDVDLKNIRFIWGLLLIINLSSLLSLYMPDKKIFANQIYLGGLLGLGVSQALLRAFNYAGVQVVLWSLSAVLVVFYSEKTVKELVRLPVEVWEAFSEWGVIARIQKMFISSTPKKKAKKSTEPAASKGFFSMKGEEFVEKSEEKSSPIPDLSAAKQLRLEEEEEDEEVDDADESDEDNEIPVSKAPAKRKVVLKARVPQKVANWQMPKLSLLEDPPATRIKVDEKEIRRKADLLVDKLKQFNVEGQIVAVKPGPAVTMFEFKPNADVKLSKITELADDLSLALSSESLRIIAPIPGRDVVGIETSNAQRETVYLKDMLAEDTFWSEDLKLPIALGKQANGDPKIVDLRKMPHLLVAGTTGSGKSVFTVSSITGMLFKHSPKTLRLILVDPKQVDLAAFSQVPHLIMPPVTDPKKAVSALRWAVKEMEKRNKSMSKFGARKLEEFNEMVANMPADKIAEHQKFNEELENQGIAKLEQYYYTPQPYIVIVVEEFADLMAVDKVNVEQTIIRLAQMARACGIHLMLAMQSPRKEVVTGLIKTNIPGRISFKVAGKMDSRIILDEMGAERLLANGDMLFLAPGVAKPMRHHGPFLKDQEINGVAKFWSDQAEPEFDPLAMKALDGFAGGGGGDGDFAGASGDGFDDQEYDERYDEILSWAADQKEVSASLIQRKFRLGYPRAARIIEIFEKEGVVGPANGSKPRQVLVNSLRD
- a CDS encoding diaminopimelate epimerase, which codes for MAFLPIPLVKMSGAGNTFVLVDATSRSTWLDIESKLRIKRVPFVKMICDRTLGVSADGVLFLQDGVDGNDYTWDFYNADGSTADMCGNAARCSALYVNEYLSAAVTGTYKFKTGAGQVVAQVLGDERVRVLMPPVKSYQEFKTLEIDGHPHTFSYVNSGVPHLVMQLANYKHAADLKEMARKARHHKDLGAEGANVTFYVREKDNLIKAVTFERGVEDYTQACGTGAVAAAYVEFMKSKVRNIDVHMPGGILFVQFPEEGNHPLMTGEAVFVMEFQYFYEVVG
- a CDS encoding 4-hydroxy-tetrahydrodipicolinate synthase, with product MKNFKSTITALITPFSNGAVDFASLEKLIRHQIQNGVEGFVINGTTAESPTLTDKEVEEIFKAARSVVGPQFPLIMGTGSNSTAKTEEASEKAEALGADAVLVVVPYYNKPPQRGLVQHFSEVAKSVSIPVILYNVPGRTITALSADSIRELSQVQNIIGIKEASGNIEFASEIIRKTSPEFVMLSGDDGTYVDFLQAGGHGVISVASHVIPREMLNWKKLVKSGKYDEANADLKKHMALINHLFVEANPIPVKMALYFMGLIKSPELRLPLVQMSEDLAQKMKQEMKSLGVI
- the dapB gene encoding 4-hydroxy-tetrahydrodipicolinate reductase encodes the protein MKQKLKVGLVGASGRMGQEITEILKTKPDLELHLAVCRSASLAEFAYTRATPSCPEAKEVDIWIDFSSPELLKKLLTVASKNKTPVVSGTTGLTPADQAALKRAAKNIPVLWASNMSLGVAVVTEALKVFSRISNFDFQIEEFHHNRKKDAPSGTAKSLQESLEKAVGRKLPAPLSIRGGGIFGIHKIHAMAEEEHIVFEHMALNRAVFARGAVEAAQWLCSKKKGFYSMRDVLYNNG
- the fsa gene encoding fructose-6-phosphate aldolase, with protein sequence MKFFIDTAEIEEIRQANLRGWVDGVTTNPSLIAKSGKDFFTVIKEICKEVSGPVSAEVISLKADEMVREGLELAKLASNVVVKIPMCEDGMIAVKKLKAEGIKTNVTLVFSPMQALLAAKAGATMVSPFVGRLDDIGVEGMQMVNQVIQMYQNYDFDTEVLVASVRSPMHIQIAAEMGADIATIPFKVMQQMTHHPLTDKGIKMFMDDWAKAKK